The proteins below are encoded in one region of Heliangelus exortis chromosome 22, bHelExo1.hap1, whole genome shotgun sequence:
- the ENTPD2 gene encoding ectonucleoside triphosphate diphosphohydrolase 2 — protein sequence MARRVAAILLLLALGCLLGILLLCLGSGDTRGPPGFKFGIVLDAGSSHTAMFIYKWPADKENDTGVVSEHSMCDVEGPGISSYSSNPSAAGTSLEPCLNQALGDVPKEKQAGTPLYLGATAGMRLLNITNLQASDAVLRAVAATLKSYPFDFRGAKILSGEEEGVFGWVTANYLLENFIKRGWLGEWIQPQKKTLGAMDFGGASTQITFETKDTIEDPRNEVMLKLYGQEYKVYTHSFLCYGRDQVLRRLLSKLLQAESYKATVSHPCWPTDYRKSLVLSNIYDSPCTEKERPSLALNSTVTVVGTGNGSLCALYVKKLFDFTSCSFSRCSFDGIFQPEVSGNFIAFSAFFYTLDFIQTVMGIPVRLPGDLRDATKTICAMSWNELLQKAPKLEKRLPDYCAVSTFVYLLTTKGYNFNNHSFPNIAFQKKAGETSIGWALGYMLNLTNMIPAEKPSSHKSMLYNYWVILILLFVFTTLTSLVTAVCLLRRSKSSAI from the exons ATGGCCCGTCGGGTCGCCgccatcctcctgctcctcGCCCTCGGCTGCCTCCTGGgcatcctcctgctctgcctgggctcCGGGGACACGCGGGGACCGCCGGGTTTCAAG TTTGGCATCGTGCTGGATGCTGGGTCCTCCCACACAGCCATGTTCATCTACAAGTGGCCTGCGGACAAGGAGAACGACACCGGGGTGGTCAGCGAGCACAGCATGTGTGATGTGGAGG GTCCTGGCATTTCCAGCTACAGCTCCAACCCTTCAGCTGCCGGCACAAGCCTGGAGCCCTGCCTGAACCAGGCCCTGGGAGATGTGCCCAAGGAGAAGCAGGCAGGGACCCCGCTCTACCTGGGTGCCACGGCTGGCATGCGCCTGCTCAA catcaccaaccTGCAGGCTTCAGATGCTGTCCTCAGAGCTGTGGCAGCCACGCTGAAGTCCTACCCCTTCGATTTCCGGGGTGCAAAGATCCTGTcgggggaagaagaaggagtCTTTGGCTGGGTGACTGCAAACTACCTCCTGGAGAACTTCATCAAG CGTGGGTGGCTCGGGGAATGGATCCAGCCCCAGAAGAAGACTCTGGGGGCCATGGACTTTGGAGGTGCTTCCACACAGATCACCTTTGAAACTAAGGACACCATCGAAGATCCCAGGAACGAGGTGATGCTGAAGCTGTATGGCCAGGAGTACAAAGTGTACACCCACAGCTTCCTCTGCTACGGAAGGGACCAGGTCCTCAGGAGGCTGCTCTCAAAGCTCCTCCAG GCTGAGAGCTACAAAGCAACTgtctcccatccctgctggccCACTGACTACCGCAAGAGCCTGGTGCTGAGCAACATCTACGACAGCCCCTGCACGGAGAAGGAGAGGCCCAGCCTTGCCCTCAACAGCACCGTCACCGTGGTTGGCACCGGGAACGGGAGCCTCTGCGCTCTCTATGTCAAAAAACTCTTTGACttcacctcctgctccttttcccgCTGCTCCTTTGATGGCATTTTCCAACCAGAGGTTTCAGGAAACTTCATT GCCTTCTCTGCCTTCTTCTATACACTTGATTTCATCCAGACAGTGATGGGGATACCTGTGCGCTTGCCTGGTGACCTGAGAGATGCTACCAAGACCATCTGTGCCATGAGCTGGAATGAG CTGCTCCAGAAAGCCCCCAAACTGGAGAAGAGACTGCCGGATTACTGTGCTGTCAGCACATTCGTTTATTTGCTCACCACCAAAGGCTACAACTTCAACAACCATTCCTTTCCCAACATTGCCTTTCAGAAGAAG GCAGGAGAAACCTCCATTGGCTGGGCACTGGGCTACATGCTGAACCTCACCAACATGATCCCAGCAGAGAAGCCTTCTTCCCACAAAAGTATGTTGTACAACTACTGGGTCATCCTCATCCTGCTCTTTGTCTTCACCACTCTGACATCTCTGGTGACTGCCGTCTGCCTGCTCCGGCGCAGCAAGTCCAGTGCAATCTGA